A single region of the Pelorhabdus rhamnosifermentans genome encodes:
- a CDS encoding helix-turn-helix domain-containing protein encodes MTIPKQITPKDILSAEQLAELLSVSKDTIYSMVQQHKIPCRRIGKQPRFPIWLIIDWFNDSANLLEKGQV; translated from the coding sequence ATGACAATCCCTAAACAAATAACACCTAAAGACATATTATCCGCCGAGCAATTAGCTGAACTGTTAAGTGTTTCTAAGGACACCATTTATTCTATGGTTCAGCAACACAAAATTCCATGTCGACGTATTGGTAAGCAGCCAAGGTTTCCAATTTGGCTAATTATCGATTGGTTCAACGATTCGGCTAATTTATTAGAAAAAGGC